One genomic window of Borreliella burgdorferi B31 includes the following:
- a CDS encoding lipoprotein encodes MLIARIMNINTLFYGMIIIIFALISCNHKNIQYDKRIKKFLDKNKIEYKIDSENDFIAFKDINNNEKEEVIIRSRLNSYKNSKIREIFGIVKVFDINTPKIKEISDSLMSDSYNNRVFGSWEIIHNAERGINSLVYIVKAEEFANDTFLLDAIDEIASTISIFKKIITTNNENIDNNEENNNTNESNEQPTLKQEKTNSTKESNNELKEDQIEEELQEIKAQ; translated from the coding sequence ATGCTAATTGCAAGAATAATGAATATTAATACATTATTCTACGGCATGATCATTATCATTTTTGCACTCATTTCTTGCAATCATAAGAATATACAGTACGACAAGAGAATTAAAAAATTTTTAGATAAAAACAAAATTGAATATAAAATAGACTCAGAAAATGACTTTATAGCATTTAAAGATATAAACAATAACGAAAAAGAAGAAGTAATCATCAGATCAAGACTAAACTCATATAAAAATTCAAAGATAAGAGAAATATTTGGAATTGTTAAAGTATTTGATATAAACACACCAAAAATAAAAGAAATATCTGACTCGCTTATGAGCGATAGTTATAATAACAGAGTATTTGGATCGTGGGAGATTATTCATAATGCAGAAAGAGGAATCAACTCTTTGGTATATATTGTAAAAGCAGAAGAATTTGCAAATGATACATTTTTGCTTGATGCAATTGATGAGATTGCCTCAACAATAAGTATTTTCAAAAAAATAATAACAACCAACAACGAAAACATTGATAATAATGAAGAAAATAACAATACAAATGAATCAAATGAACAGCCCACCTTAAAGCAAGAAAAAACAAATTCAACAAAAGAATCTAATAACGAACTTAAAGAAGATCAAATAGAAGAAGAACTTCAAGAAATCAAAGCCCAATAA